A region of Oxyura jamaicensis isolate SHBP4307 breed ruddy duck chromosome 5, BPBGC_Ojam_1.0, whole genome shotgun sequence DNA encodes the following proteins:
- the ZFYVE19 gene encoding abscission/NoCut checkpoint regulator has protein sequence MDSRCYGCARKFGVFKKECGCASCGRAFCSSCLSFSAAVPRCGSGPQKVCKECHRKLTGQEPQSSSAKWSPPENYKKRVAAFEAKQNQMKGQQKAAAKSPGQADSRYQGLSKEDKAIAERLQKLREERKPKSIPSQAEIEARLAALKEDYRGPVPSMQEMEDRLAVLQGRYPPSQAPRPVYRPPDTRSLTQQTDDLLTQLAEEVAIDEHYSPGAQPQAVSSQNLNDLNRESGDYACHASLNPKQLEEEKYKLLAEAAAELRDENTRQEKILQVAKRLAVLRGQDPEKVTLETYKLPDSDEELDEEEAVQRVLKQLTEEVALDEASGFNIPSDQTTQPGPSKQNLHKKTKQKSQTPTNTALTKADDSDEDELPWCCICNEDATLRCHGCDGDLYCQRCFQEGHDEFDLKDHHASQYHLPRK, from the exons ATGGACAGCCGGTGCTACGGGTGTGCGCGCAAGTTCGGCGTCTTCAAGAAGGAG TGCGGCTGTGCGAGCTGCGGCCGGGccttctgctccagctgcctcAGCTTCAGTGCTGCCGTGCCCCGCTGTGGAAGTGGCCCGCAGAAGGTGTGCAAGGAGTGCCACAGAAAGCTGACAGG acaGGAACCTCAGAGCAGTTCAGCAAAATGGTCACCACCAGAAAACTACAAGAA GCGTGTAGCAGCTTTTGAGGCTAAGCAAAACCAGATGAAAGGACAACAGAAGGCAGCTGCCAAATCCCCAGGTCAAGCTGACTCCAGATACCAGGGGCTCTCAAAAGAGGATAAAGCCATTGCAGAGAGACTGCAGAAGctcagagaggaaaggaaacccA AGTCCATCCCTTCTCAGGCTGAGATCGAAGCTAGGTTGGCTGCACTGAAGGAGGATTACCGGGGACCTGTTCCATCCATGCAGGAAATGGAGGACCGGTTGGCTGTCCTGCAAGGGAGATATCCTCCTTCCCAGGCTCCCAGACCA GTATATCGACCCCCTGATACCAGAAGTCTGACGCAGCAAACAGATGACCTGTTAACTCAGCTGGCTGAGGAAGTCGCCATTGATGAGCATTACAGTCCAGGAGCCCAGCCTCAAG CTGTTAGTAGCCAAAACTTGAATGACCTCAATCGGGAAAGTGGAGATTATGCTTGCCATGCAAGTCTGAACCCAAAACAGCTAGAAGAAGAGAAGTATAAACTactggcagaggctgctgctgagctgcgaGATGAAAACACTAGGCAGGAAAAGATCTTACAAGTTGCTAAGAGATTGGCAGTGCTCAGAGGTCAGGACCCAGAGAAAG TTACATTGGAAACTTATAAACTCCCTGACAGTGATGAAGAATTGGATGAGGAGGAAGCTGTTCAGAGAGTGCTAAAACAG CTCACAGAGGAAGTGGCCCTGGATGAAGCAAGTGGATTCAACATTCCTTCAGATCAGACCACCCAGCCAGGACCCTCAAAACAGAACTTgcataagaaaacaaagcaaaag AGCCAGACTCCAACCAACACAGCTCTTACCAAGGCAGATGACAGTGACGAGGATGAATTACCCTGGTGTTGTATCTGCAACGAAGATGCCACTTTGCGCTGCCATGGCTGCGATGGGGACCTCTACTGCCAGCGCTGTTTTCA gGAAGGCCATGATGAGTTTGACCTGAAGGACCACCACGCTTCCCAGTATCATCTTCCTCGCAAGTAG
- the LOC118168472 gene encoding astacin-like metalloendopeptidase isoform X1 has protein sequence MSKDGVRKKRGHTGENTNYSKLTTALSTELQSREDHLGNLKMKYFLLPSQLAFLCNFVLSKPVQIATRNNDLDSEIAVHEGDILLRRGQRSAINCESCLWPKSQDGLVKVPVNISSDFSLTERSWIADALQEVSTLTCVKFVNHTTETDYVYVEHGQSCWSYFGKIGGRQAVGLMKNGCMDKGAIQHEMNHVLGFIHEQARSDRDKFVKIVWEHIMAGEQGNFGKVKSKNLGLPYDYSSVMHYGAYDFSSTPGKPTIVPIPNPSVPIGQREGLSNLDVAKINKLYKCNCCSSVLPKPKGSFSSVNYPSPYPNNSNCLWLIRIRRNKVFLQFETFDLQTSSDCSSDYIKVYNGNSKNSPVLLDKYCGKGLPPSLVASGSTMLVEFATDETVTATGFRASYSRVNCGDTFRDSNGVITSPNYPNKYPKNRACFWVISSPVGYKISLKMLFFELEDNDRCVYDYLLIHDGSQPTSPAVGPYCGTEKVADFTSTGNFVLVEFHSDTVWEMPGFKMSYTFHR, from the exons TAAGCTAACCACAGCTTTGAgcactgagctgcagagcagagaagatCATCTCGGAAACTTGaagatgaagtattttcttctgccaAGTCAATTAGCATTTCTCTGTAACTTCGTACTAAGTAAACCTGTCCAG atagCTACAAGAAACAATGACTTAG ACAGTGAAATAGCTGTGCATGAAGGAGACATCCTCTTGAGAAGAGGGCAACGCAGTGCAATTAACTGTGAGAGTTGTTTATGGCCCAAGTCACAAGATGGACTAGTCAAGGTTCCAGTTAACATCTCTTCTGATTTCT CATTGACAGAGAGGTCTTGGATTGCTGATGCTCTACAAGAGGTCTCCACGTTGACCTGTGTCAAGTTTGTAAATCACACTACTGAAACAGACTATGTGTATGTTGAACATGGGCAGAG CTGCTGGTCTTACTTCGGAAAAATTGGAGGACGTCAAGCAGTTGGCCTGATGAAAAATGGCTGTATGGATAAAGGAGCAATTCAGCATGAAATGAACCATGTGTTGGGTTTCATCCATGAACAGGCGCGGAGCGATCGGGACAAGTTTGTCAAGATTGTCTGGGAACACATTATGGCAG GGGAACAAGGGAACTTTGGAAAAGTAAAGTCCAAAAATCTGGGCCTTCCCTATGACTACTCTTCTGTGATGCACTACGGCGC GTATGATTTCTCAAGCACTCCTGGGAAACCAACTATTGTACCCATCCCTAACCCTTCAGTACCCATTGGGCAGAGAGAAGGGCTGAGTAACTTGGATGTGGCTAAAATCAACAAGCTCTACAAGTGCA ATTGCTGTAGCTCCGTGTTGCCAAAACCCAAAGGCTCATTCTCCTCTGTCAATTACCCATCCCCATACCCAAACAATAGCAACTGCCTATGGTTGATCCGCATCCGTCGGAATAAG GTTTTCCTGCAGTTTGAGACTTTTGATCTCCAAACCTCCTCAGACTGTTCTTCTGACTATATAAAAGTTTACAATGGAAACAGCAAGAATTCTCCTGTCTTGCTGGACAAATActgtgggaaggggctgccGCCTTCCCTGGTTGCTTCTGGATCTACAATGCTGGTAGAGTTTGCAACTGATGAGACTGTTACGGCCACAGGATTCAGAGCCTCCTACAGCAGGG TGAATTGTGGAGATACTTTCAGAGACTCAAATGGAGTCATCACCTCTCCAAACTATCCCAATAAATACCCCAAAAACCGAGCGTGTTTCTGGGTCATCAGTTCACCAGTAGGATACAAG atatctcttaaaatgttattctttgAGTTGGAAGATAATGACAGATGTGTCTATGACTATTTGCTCATACATGACGGAAGCCAACCTACATCACCTGCAGTTGGACCTTACTGTGGGACAGAGAAGGTTGCAGACTTCACTTCCACTGGGAATTTTGTGCTGGTTGAATTTCACAGTGATACAGTTTGGGAGATGCCTGGATTCAAGATGAGTTATACATTTCATAGGTAG
- the LOC118168472 gene encoding astacin-like metalloendopeptidase isoform X2, which translates to MGCIVCLPLPCSGFRIKYMEKIATRNNDLDSEIAVHEGDILLRRGQRSAINCESCLWPKSQDGLVKVPVNISSDFSLTERSWIADALQEVSTLTCVKFVNHTTETDYVYVEHGQSCWSYFGKIGGRQAVGLMKNGCMDKGAIQHEMNHVLGFIHEQARSDRDKFVKIVWEHIMAGEQGNFGKVKSKNLGLPYDYSSVMHYGAYDFSSTPGKPTIVPIPNPSVPIGQREGLSNLDVAKINKLYKCNCCSSVLPKPKGSFSSVNYPSPYPNNSNCLWLIRIRRNKVFLQFETFDLQTSSDCSSDYIKVYNGNSKNSPVLLDKYCGKGLPPSLVASGSTMLVEFATDETVTATGFRASYSRVNCGDTFRDSNGVITSPNYPNKYPKNRACFWVISSPVGYKISLKMLFFELEDNDRCVYDYLLIHDGSQPTSPAVGPYCGTEKVADFTSTGNFVLVEFHSDTVWEMPGFKMSYTFHR; encoded by the exons atagCTACAAGAAACAATGACTTAG ACAGTGAAATAGCTGTGCATGAAGGAGACATCCTCTTGAGAAGAGGGCAACGCAGTGCAATTAACTGTGAGAGTTGTTTATGGCCCAAGTCACAAGATGGACTAGTCAAGGTTCCAGTTAACATCTCTTCTGATTTCT CATTGACAGAGAGGTCTTGGATTGCTGATGCTCTACAAGAGGTCTCCACGTTGACCTGTGTCAAGTTTGTAAATCACACTACTGAAACAGACTATGTGTATGTTGAACATGGGCAGAG CTGCTGGTCTTACTTCGGAAAAATTGGAGGACGTCAAGCAGTTGGCCTGATGAAAAATGGCTGTATGGATAAAGGAGCAATTCAGCATGAAATGAACCATGTGTTGGGTTTCATCCATGAACAGGCGCGGAGCGATCGGGACAAGTTTGTCAAGATTGTCTGGGAACACATTATGGCAG GGGAACAAGGGAACTTTGGAAAAGTAAAGTCCAAAAATCTGGGCCTTCCCTATGACTACTCTTCTGTGATGCACTACGGCGC GTATGATTTCTCAAGCACTCCTGGGAAACCAACTATTGTACCCATCCCTAACCCTTCAGTACCCATTGGGCAGAGAGAAGGGCTGAGTAACTTGGATGTGGCTAAAATCAACAAGCTCTACAAGTGCA ATTGCTGTAGCTCCGTGTTGCCAAAACCCAAAGGCTCATTCTCCTCTGTCAATTACCCATCCCCATACCCAAACAATAGCAACTGCCTATGGTTGATCCGCATCCGTCGGAATAAG GTTTTCCTGCAGTTTGAGACTTTTGATCTCCAAACCTCCTCAGACTGTTCTTCTGACTATATAAAAGTTTACAATGGAAACAGCAAGAATTCTCCTGTCTTGCTGGACAAATActgtgggaaggggctgccGCCTTCCCTGGTTGCTTCTGGATCTACAATGCTGGTAGAGTTTGCAACTGATGAGACTGTTACGGCCACAGGATTCAGAGCCTCCTACAGCAGGG TGAATTGTGGAGATACTTTCAGAGACTCAAATGGAGTCATCACCTCTCCAAACTATCCCAATAAATACCCCAAAAACCGAGCGTGTTTCTGGGTCATCAGTTCACCAGTAGGATACAAG atatctcttaaaatgttattctttgAGTTGGAAGATAATGACAGATGTGTCTATGACTATTTGCTCATACATGACGGAAGCCAACCTACATCACCTGCAGTTGGACCTTACTGTGGGACAGAGAAGGTTGCAGACTTCACTTCCACTGGGAATTTTGTGCTGGTTGAATTTCACAGTGATACAGTTTGGGAGATGCCTGGATTCAAGATGAGTTATACATTTCATAGGTAG